Proteins co-encoded in one Paracrocinitomix mangrovi genomic window:
- a CDS encoding VCBS repeat-containing protein — MNNSYKKIFFFLFIFGSFTPFVFGQSSMYFKTLDQKTTGIDFANKLTERDTFNYLNFQYMYNGGGVAVGDINNDGLQDIYFTGNQVADKLYLNKGNLQFEDITKKALDDNVDKGWHTGVTMADVNQDGWLDIYVCRSGLSSFKDLRSNLLYINNHDNTFTEKSAEYGVDISKGTNHAAFFDMDKDGDLDLYVLNRPYEEDYDENETQENYASSDDLLEYVDGKFINISEKAGIQNRGFGLGVAISDINQDGWLDIYVSNDYVMPDYCYINQGNKTFKDELKERTNHVSQFGMGCDIADFNNDGFVDIMVVDMAANDHIKSKKTMAGMNPNQFWESVIDHGRQYEYMYNTLQLNNGNGTFSEIAQISGVQKSDWSWGPLFVDFDNDGLKDLLITNGYRREVRDNDYVIKLRGIDYDISDFEEVLAMADETKVENYFYKNEGDLKFKLNTEEWQTGNLINSNGAAYADLDLDGDVDIVVNNMEDVSTIIENKLDNGNNFFRIDLGDHAEGAKIWINAGGKTYYQEGYGSRGYLSKSETVIHFGIGKAEKIDLIKVDFADGKKYLNMTSQNANQQVKVPYENNYLDEGTFPLPTIFRESNIINYKHTEYVMNDFAREILIPHRMSQLGPFMSKGDINGDKLDDFYISGSRYYPGAMFLQLTKGKFTKISGPWENDKEKEELGSLFFDCDNDGDQDLYVIGGSNEYLFYTGDPKEIEYNKNLQDRLYINNGQGQFTDETANRLPEMILSGQRVTAGDYDKDGDLDLFIGGRQIPGYYPFAPQSYLLRNDDGKFTDVTSNSPDLKNPGMITESVWQDFDNDGDLDLICVGEWMPVTFFRNDNNSFKNVTAELGLDKSVGWWMSISSGDFNGDGIADYVVGNIGENNKFHPSIEKPLEVFVKDFDNNGTNDIVLGKYTYGDCYPVRGRQCSSQQMPFILDKFPTYDQFAHANLETIYGNQNLDSALHYSATEFANCVILSNGEGGFELHHLPIEAQLGPINASLVDDFNGDGILDILGVGNNFAAEIETVRYDGGRGALLLGDGNGHFKTLAPNESGFFVNTDAKDMILIDNYVIVSSNSDSIKVFNWLLNE, encoded by the coding sequence ATGAACAATTCTTACAAAAAGATATTTTTCTTTCTATTCATTTTTGGATCATTCACTCCTTTTGTTTTTGGACAGTCAAGCATGTACTTCAAAACACTTGACCAAAAAACTACTGGTATTGATTTTGCCAATAAATTGACGGAAAGAGACACTTTTAATTACCTCAATTTCCAGTACATGTACAATGGTGGTGGTGTTGCTGTTGGAGACATCAATAATGATGGTTTACAAGACATCTATTTTACAGGAAACCAGGTTGCGGATAAATTATATCTCAACAAAGGAAACCTACAATTTGAAGACATCACCAAAAAAGCTTTAGATGACAATGTAGATAAAGGTTGGCATACAGGCGTTACAATGGCAGATGTGAATCAAGATGGTTGGTTAGATATTTACGTTTGTCGTTCTGGATTAAGTTCTTTTAAAGATTTAAGGTCAAACTTACTTTACATCAACAATCACGACAATACTTTTACTGAGAAATCTGCCGAATATGGCGTTGATATTTCAAAAGGTACCAATCATGCAGCTTTCTTTGATATGGATAAGGATGGAGATCTTGACTTATATGTGCTTAACAGGCCTTACGAAGAAGATTATGACGAAAATGAAACTCAAGAAAACTACGCAAGTTCAGATGATCTATTAGAGTATGTTGATGGAAAATTTATCAATATCAGTGAAAAAGCAGGAATTCAAAATAGAGGTTTTGGACTAGGTGTTGCCATTTCAGATATCAATCAAGATGGATGGTTAGATATATATGTGTCCAACGACTATGTAATGCCTGATTACTGTTACATCAATCAGGGAAACAAAACATTCAAAGATGAACTGAAAGAAAGAACCAATCACGTTTCTCAATTTGGAATGGGATGTGATATTGCCGACTTCAATAATGATGGATTTGTAGATATCATGGTAGTAGATATGGCCGCAAATGATCATATCAAATCAAAAAAAACCATGGCCGGAATGAATCCAAATCAATTTTGGGAATCTGTTATTGATCATGGTAGACAGTATGAATACATGTACAACACCTTACAGTTAAACAATGGTAACGGAACTTTTTCAGAAATCGCTCAAATATCAGGAGTTCAAAAATCTGACTGGTCATGGGGTCCTTTATTTGTAGATTTTGATAATGACGGTTTAAAAGATTTGTTGATTACCAATGGATACCGAAGAGAAGTGAGAGATAATGACTATGTAATCAAATTGAGAGGTATTGACTATGATATTTCGGACTTTGAAGAAGTTTTAGCCATGGCAGATGAAACTAAAGTGGAAAATTACTTCTACAAAAATGAAGGAGATCTCAAATTCAAATTGAATACTGAAGAATGGCAAACAGGTAATTTGATCAATTCAAATGGAGCTGCTTATGCTGATTTAGACCTGGATGGAGATGTTGACATTGTAGTAAATAATATGGAAGATGTATCCACTATTATTGAAAACAAACTGGATAATGGCAACAATTTTTTCAGAATTGATTTGGGAGATCATGCAGAAGGTGCAAAAATTTGGATCAATGCAGGAGGAAAAACTTATTATCAAGAAGGATATGGTTCTCGCGGTTATCTTTCTAAATCTGAAACTGTAATACATTTTGGAATTGGAAAAGCAGAGAAGATTGACTTAATCAAAGTTGATTTTGCGGATGGTAAAAAATACCTGAATATGACATCTCAAAATGCAAATCAACAAGTTAAAGTACCTTATGAAAACAATTATCTAGATGAAGGAACATTTCCACTTCCTACTATTTTCAGAGAATCTAACATAATCAATTATAAACATACCGAGTATGTAATGAATGATTTTGCGCGTGAGATATTGATCCCTCACAGAATGTCGCAATTGGGGCCATTTATGTCAAAAGGCGACATTAACGGGGACAAACTGGATGACTTCTACATTTCAGGTTCTAGATACTATCCTGGTGCCATGTTTTTGCAATTGACCAAAGGAAAGTTTACCAAAATCTCAGGTCCATGGGAAAATGATAAAGAAAAAGAAGAACTGGGTTCACTCTTTTTTGATTGTGACAATGATGGTGACCAGGATTTATATGTTATTGGTGGATCAAATGAATATTTGTTTTATACCGGCGATCCTAAAGAAATAGAATACAATAAAAACTTACAAGACAGATTGTACATCAATAACGGCCAAGGTCAATTCACTGATGAAACAGCTAATAGATTACCTGAAATGATCTTATCCGGTCAAAGAGTTACTGCAGGAGATTATGATAAAGACGGAGATTTAGATTTGTTTATTGGAGGAAGACAGATTCCGGGTTATTATCCTTTTGCTCCTCAAAGCTATTTACTTAGAAATGACGACGGTAAATTTACTGATGTGACCAGCAATTCACCTGATCTTAAAAATCCTGGAATGATTACTGAATCTGTTTGGCAAGATTTTGATAATGACGGGGATTTGGATTTGATATGTGTCGGAGAATGGATGCCCGTTACCTTCTTTAGAAACGATAATAACTCTTTCAAAAATGTAACTGCTGAATTAGGTCTTGATAAATCTGTGGGATGGTGGATGTCTATTTCATCAGGAGATTTTAATGGAGACGGAATTGCGGATTATGTTGTAGGTAATATTGGAGAAAATAACAAGTTCCATCCATCAATTGAAAAGCCTTTAGAAGTGTTTGTAAAAGACTTTGACAATAACGGCACAAATGACATAGTACTTGGAAAATACACTTACGGAGATTGTTATCCTGTAAGAGGAAGACAATGTTCGTCTCAACAAATGCCATTTATATTGGATAAGTTCCCTACTTATGACCAATTTGCCCATGCTAATCTTGAAACTATTTATGGTAACCAAAATTTAGATAGCGCACTCCACTACTCTGCTACAGAATTTGCAAATTGTGTAATTCTGTCAAATGGTGAAGGAGGTTTTGAATTACATCACTTACCAATTGAAGCGCAATTAGGACCAATTAACGCTAGTTTGGTTGATGATTTTAATGGAGATGGAATTCTTGACATTCTTGGAGTTGGAAATAACTTTGCTGCAGAAATTGAAACTGTCAGATATGACGGAGGCCGTGGTGCTCTTTTATTAGGTGACGGAAACGGCCATTTTAAAACCTTAGCTCCAAATGAATCTGGATTTTTTGTCAATACAGATGCTAAAGACATGATTCTTATTGACAATTACGTAATTGTATCATCAAATAGTGATAGCATCAAAGTTTTTAATTGGCTCCTAAATGAATAA
- a CDS encoding VCBS repeat-containing protein translates to MNKWLATGFIAVFNCIAIGQSEMYFEAVSQDHSGIKFTNTLNETIDLNYLNFQYMYNGGGVAIGDINNDGLPDIYFTGNQVSDKLYLNKGNMVFQDITKKALDNKVDEGWHTGVTMADVNQDGWLDIYVSRSGSEKMGDLKSNLLYINKGNKTFDEQSEKYGVNTARATNQSAFFDMDNDGDLDLYVMNRPYPVGERVESVNMNEFPYSDQLYENQGGVFVDISAKAGIKNFGFGLGISISDFNEDGFQDIYISNDYIGQDYMYINQKNKTFREEIKLRTKHIEYNGMGSDVADIDNDGHVDFMVVDMAVDDHIKSKKNMAGMNRFDFWKSVEFGNQLEYMFNALQLNNGNGTFSDIALLSGVAKTDWSWGPLIADFDNDGFKDIIITNGFKREVRDNDYLKKLESLDYKAEDFQEVLEMAAETKVANYFFKNTGQYKFEDVTSSWKMDVPINSNGAAYADLDLDGDLDLVVNNMDTTSYILENKLKSKNHYLKIDIDKGYEGAKIYALADGRVYYHECQMTRGFQSSVDKIIHIGLGKIQTIDQLQIVFSNGKSVIKENVKAGQTLKISSTEATENERILLHKSSPVFVNNVPFSYKHQEFVIDDFSREVLLPHKMSQLGPLMSSGDVNGDGLTDFFISGSRKFAGALFMQLPNGKFDIRHGPWEVEKEKEDLGSLLFDCDNDGDLDLYIVSGSNEYHWDTQNPNEIAYNENLQDGLYINDGKAVFTNETYVRLPKMINSGQSVVAADYDNDGDLDLFVGGRQIPGKYPYAPNSYLLENGKGKFKDVTDNSPDLKTPGMITDAEFVDIDGDTDLDLICVGEWMPISVFINEDNKFINKTKEYGLANTVGWWMSIASEDLNSDGKPDFVIGNIGQNNKFHPSENKPLEIYVNDFDENGTLDIVLGKHTYGSCYPVRGRECSSEQMPFLKDKFPNYDSFANADLVKIYGDNKLNQSLHLTASNFSSCILMSSTKGYKLSELPVEAQFGPINQILLYDFNQDNHLDILTVGNNYVTEVETERYDASRGCLLIGNGKGEFTPLKPSESGFMVTSDARDMIIVDNAVIVSSNNDYLKKFVFK, encoded by the coding sequence ATGAATAAATGGCTTGCTACCGGATTTATTGCGGTATTCAATTGCATAGCAATTGGACAAAGTGAAATGTACTTTGAAGCTGTTTCTCAAGACCATTCGGGAATTAAATTCACCAATACTTTAAACGAGACGATTGATCTAAATTACCTCAATTTTCAATACATGTATAATGGCGGCGGAGTAGCTATTGGAGACATTAATAATGATGGTTTACCTGATATCTACTTTACCGGAAATCAAGTGTCTGATAAATTGTATTTGAATAAAGGAAATATGGTTTTTCAGGACATTACTAAAAAAGCCCTGGATAACAAAGTTGATGAAGGATGGCATACTGGAGTTACAATGGCTGATGTCAATCAAGATGGTTGGTTGGATATTTATGTATCAAGATCAGGATCTGAAAAAATGGGTGATCTAAAATCTAACCTACTTTACATCAATAAGGGTAATAAAACCTTTGATGAGCAATCAGAAAAATATGGTGTAAATACGGCAAGAGCAACTAATCAAAGTGCATTTTTTGATATGGACAATGATGGTGATTTGGATCTCTATGTTATGAACAGACCTTATCCTGTTGGTGAGAGAGTAGAAAGTGTAAACATGAATGAATTTCCTTATTCAGATCAACTGTACGAAAATCAAGGGGGTGTATTTGTAGATATTTCTGCCAAAGCCGGGATAAAAAACTTTGGTTTTGGATTAGGTATTTCAATAAGTGACTTTAATGAAGATGGATTCCAGGATATCTATATCTCTAATGATTATATCGGTCAAGACTACATGTATATCAACCAAAAGAATAAAACTTTCAGAGAAGAAATTAAACTGAGAACCAAGCATATTGAGTACAATGGAATGGGAAGTGATGTTGCAGATATTGATAATGATGGACATGTAGATTTTATGGTAGTTGACATGGCCGTGGATGATCATATCAAATCAAAGAAAAATATGGCCGGTATGAACAGATTTGATTTTTGGAAATCAGTTGAATTTGGAAACCAGCTAGAATATATGTTTAACGCTCTTCAACTCAATAATGGAAATGGAACTTTTTCTGATATCGCCTTACTTTCGGGTGTTGCAAAAACAGATTGGTCCTGGGGTCCCCTCATTGCTGATTTTGACAATGACGGATTTAAAGATATTATCATAACTAATGGTTTTAAAAGAGAAGTTAGAGACAATGACTATTTAAAGAAGTTAGAAAGCTTAGATTACAAAGCTGAAGATTTTCAAGAAGTGCTTGAAATGGCTGCCGAAACCAAAGTAGCTAATTACTTTTTCAAAAACACCGGACAATATAAATTTGAAGATGTCACTAGTAGCTGGAAAATGGACGTACCGATAAATTCAAATGGTGCTGCTTATGCAGATTTAGATTTAGACGGTGATTTAGATCTGGTTGTAAATAACATGGATACCACCTCATATATTCTTGAAAATAAACTAAAATCGAAAAACCATTACTTAAAAATCGACATAGATAAAGGGTATGAAGGAGCAAAAATCTATGCACTTGCAGATGGTCGTGTTTATTATCATGAATGTCAAATGACCAGAGGATTTCAATCTTCAGTAGATAAAATAATTCACATAGGATTAGGAAAAATTCAAACCATTGATCAACTTCAAATAGTATTCTCTAACGGCAAATCTGTTATAAAAGAAAACGTGAAAGCCGGCCAAACTTTGAAAATCTCATCAACTGAAGCAACGGAAAATGAGAGAATATTACTGCATAAATCATCCCCTGTTTTTGTCAATAATGTTCCTTTTTCTTACAAACACCAAGAATTTGTTATTGATGATTTTAGCAGGGAGGTTTTATTACCACACAAAATGTCACAATTGGGGCCTTTAATGTCAAGTGGGGATGTAAATGGTGATGGATTAACTGATTTTTTCATTTCGGGAAGTCGAAAATTTGCGGGCGCATTATTTATGCAATTGCCTAATGGAAAGTTTGATATAAGACACGGACCATGGGAAGTTGAAAAAGAAAAGGAAGATTTAGGTTCACTTTTATTTGATTGTGATAATGACGGCGATTTGGACCTGTATATCGTTAGTGGTTCCAATGAATATCACTGGGATACACAAAACCCAAATGAAATTGCGTACAATGAAAATTTACAGGATGGTTTGTATATCAATGACGGAAAAGCAGTGTTTACTAATGAAACTTATGTGCGTTTACCTAAAATGATTAATTCAGGACAATCTGTAGTTGCCGCGGATTACGACAATGACGGAGACTTAGATTTATTTGTTGGAGGTAGACAAATCCCAGGCAAATACCCCTACGCACCCAATTCTTATTTACTAGAAAATGGAAAAGGAAAATTTAAGGATGTCACCGATAATTCTCCTGACCTCAAAACTCCCGGAATGATTACGGATGCTGAATTTGTTGATATTGATGGTGATACTGATTTGGATTTAATATGTGTAGGTGAATGGATGCCTATTAGCGTTTTTATTAATGAGGATAATAAGTTCATTAATAAGACTAAAGAATATGGTTTGGCCAATACCGTTGGATGGTGGATGAGCATTGCATCAGAAGATTTAAATTCTGATGGTAAACCTGACTTTGTAATAGGTAATATTGGTCAAAACAATAAGTTTCATCCTTCTGAAAATAAACCATTGGAGATATATGTCAACGACTTTGACGAGAATGGCACTTTGGACATAGTTCTAGGAAAACACACTTATGGCAGTTGCTATCCGGTTAGAGGTAGAGAATGCTCTTCAGAACAAATGCCCTTTTTAAAAGACAAATTCCCTAATTACGATTCTTTTGCCAATGCAGATCTTGTCAAAATTTATGGAGACAATAAACTAAATCAATCACTTCATTTAACCGCTTCAAATTTTTCTTCTTGCATTTTAATGTCCTCAACAAAGGGATATAAACTAAGTGAATTACCTGTAGAAGCACAGTTTGGACCAATTAATCAAATACTATTGTATGATTTCAATCAAGACAATCACCTTGACATTTTAACCGTTGGAAATAATTACGTTACTGAAGTGGAAACAGAGAGGTATGATGCTAGTAGAGGTTGTCTCTTAATTGGTAACGGAAAAGGAGAGTTTACGCCTTTAAAACCATCCGAATCTGGATTTATGGTTACTTCTGATGCTAGAGACATGATCATTGTAGATAATGCTGTTATTGTATCTTCAAATAACGATTATTTAAAAAAGTTCGTTTTTAAATAA
- a CDS encoding sigma 54-interacting transcriptional regulator, which translates to MDQLISLALRNASNDAQIISDDHGKILSWNRGAKEIFGYSISNIVGESITTLMPKSFQKVHIDALKDFRKTGRLLNAGSIYEMEGLTKSGKVFPVEISLNTFESEGVNYVCALVRDISKRKALERKNKQNAVLLEHVQQISQLGVWCWNVIENKVQWSDLLYEIYGISKDNFKSSFEGYLERVHPEDREIAQNNIKRALDTKSQINFEERIIRPNGEIRYLRSWAGVQTNKKGEVVEMIGACLDITGRKLAENQLKKAFAEVNMLKRQLEEENVYLREEIQLQNNYENMVYGSENFKDVLNQVEQVATTDATVLITGETGTGKELIARAIHNISNRNTKPLVKVNCAAIPKDLIESELFGHTKGAFTGATQDKMGKFELADGGTLFLDELGELSLDLQPKLLRALQEGEIEKVGGQSVRTVDVRVIAATNKNLKEEVQNGQFREDLYFRLNVFPINIPPLRERTSDIPFLLEHFVNKYATKHHKEINYISDDAMNFLKSYSWPGNVREFENTIERAIILSKDESLTFPDIKEDNHKKSKIGESLANLDLVMKEHILKILNDVDWVIDGDNGAAEKLGLKPSTLRDRMKKLGIKRPKS; encoded by the coding sequence ATGGATCAACTAATTAGCCTGGCTCTCAGAAATGCTTCCAATGATGCTCAGATTATTTCTGATGACCATGGGAAGATACTTTCATGGAACCGTGGTGCTAAGGAAATTTTTGGTTATTCCATTTCAAATATCGTTGGAGAATCTATCACCACCTTAATGCCTAAATCTTTTCAAAAAGTACATATTGATGCACTTAAGGATTTTAGAAAGACAGGACGACTATTAAATGCCGGTAGTATTTATGAAATGGAGGGATTAACCAAATCAGGCAAAGTTTTTCCCGTTGAGATTTCATTAAATACCTTTGAGTCAGAAGGTGTAAATTATGTATGTGCTTTGGTAAGAGATATCTCTAAAAGAAAAGCCCTTGAACGCAAAAACAAACAGAACGCAGTATTGTTAGAACATGTTCAACAAATTTCACAACTAGGTGTCTGGTGCTGGAACGTGATAGAGAATAAAGTTCAGTGGTCAGATTTATTATATGAAATCTATGGTATTTCTAAAGACAACTTTAAAAGTTCATTTGAAGGGTATTTAGAGCGAGTTCATCCCGAAGATCGAGAAATAGCTCAAAACAACATTAAAAGAGCTTTAGACACTAAATCTCAAATCAATTTTGAAGAAAGAATTATCAGACCAAATGGAGAAATAAGGTATTTAAGGTCCTGGGCCGGTGTTCAAACCAATAAAAAAGGAGAAGTTGTTGAAATGATTGGCGCCTGTTTGGATATTACCGGAAGGAAACTTGCAGAAAATCAACTTAAAAAAGCCTTTGCTGAAGTGAATATGCTTAAGCGTCAGTTAGAGGAGGAAAACGTTTATTTAAGAGAAGAAATTCAGCTTCAAAACAACTATGAAAACATGGTTTATGGAAGTGAGAATTTTAAAGATGTACTTAATCAGGTGGAACAAGTAGCCACCACAGATGCTACCGTATTAATCACAGGTGAAACAGGAACAGGTAAAGAGTTAATCGCAAGGGCCATTCATAATATTAGTAATAGAAACACAAAACCACTTGTAAAAGTGAATTGTGCAGCTATCCCTAAAGATTTAATAGAAAGTGAATTGTTTGGTCATACAAAAGGAGCCTTTACAGGAGCTACTCAAGATAAAATGGGGAAGTTTGAATTGGCTGACGGAGGAACTTTGTTTTTAGATGAATTAGGGGAATTATCACTGGATTTGCAACCTAAATTATTGCGTGCTCTTCAAGAAGGTGAAATTGAAAAAGTAGGTGGACAAAGTGTAAGAACTGTTGATGTTAGAGTGATAGCAGCCACCAATAAAAATTTGAAAGAAGAAGTTCAAAATGGTCAGTTTAGAGAAGATCTTTATTTCAGATTAAATGTTTTCCCAATTAACATTCCTCCATTGAGAGAAAGAACTTCAGATATACCTTTCTTGCTAGAACACTTTGTAAACAAATACGCAACTAAGCATCATAAAGAAATCAATTACATTTCTGATGACGCCATGAATTTTTTAAAATCATATTCCTGGCCGGGAAATGTCAGAGAATTTGAAAACACCATTGAAAGAGCAATTATCTTATCTAAAGATGAAAGTCTAACTTTTCCGGATATAAAAGAAGACAATCACAAGAAATCTAAAATAGGTGAGAGTCTTGCAAACCTGGATCTTGTAATGAAAGAACACATCCTAAAAATATTGAATGATGTGGATTGGGTGATTGATGGAGATAATGGTGCTGCTGAAAAATTAGGACTCAAGCCAAGTACCTTGAGAGACAGAATGAAAAAACTGGGAATTAAACGTCCAAAGTCCTGA
- a CDS encoding T9SS type A sorting domain-containing protein, translated as MKLKLKVLSILSFVMTGVFSYGQGGYCVYQVEDFLPGASGSNPYQLVEYNGEIYFAGIHPSAGAELLKTDGNFIQLVEDIRPGGLNSQPNNLTVMNGVLYFSANDGTNGTELWKYDGVNATLAADINPGAFHSYPSNFTVVGDKLYFSADNGTNGIEVWVFDGSVATMVEDLNPGAGSSMPLAMFGMGTDLFISADNGTQGFELHRYNGTTMSSYDINPGSGHSQPNFFYNWNGTLYFSATDGTLGTELWKFDNGPVLVQDIQPGGANGNPIDFTAFQGNLYFRAATLATGSELYKYDGSTVTLAAEIMSGALHGFPDNLIVYGTKLMFTANNGTNGYELYEFNGTTATIVQEIGVGGSSAFQANNAEDFVIIGTKMYLVANDGTGEELWVYDGTTVEQAKDLNPGAADANPTEMFVSGTDLFFTASNGSDGEELHRFKTQAQLWDSIQVVTCGNWTSPGGQSFSGDGNYQVVDNITSQECPGCDSTLYIDLTIQSSGLIELNYNVINCGSWTSAGGQTYTTPGTYFVTDTFNSVLCPGTDSVINVDLEIVQLSNSVISFSGVLVAQANGANYQWLDCDNNMAFIPGATDQDFIPTASGNYAVALSLGGCQDTSACFFVEVTSPPDGINEFDLDEFVQIYPNPAKDQLTIQTELTGEFNIRLMNHLGQEVISISSNDQTKVLDVGRLSKGLYLVEISNLEGRTIKKLIIE; from the coding sequence ATGAAATTAAAACTTAAAGTTCTATCTATCCTATCATTTGTGATGACCGGAGTTTTTTCTTATGGTCAAGGAGGATATTGCGTATATCAGGTTGAAGACTTTTTACCGGGAGCATCAGGATCTAATCCTTATCAATTGGTGGAATACAACGGAGAGATATATTTTGCAGGTATACACCCATCAGCAGGGGCTGAATTATTAAAGACTGACGGAAACTTTATTCAGTTGGTAGAAGACATTCGTCCTGGAGGTTTGAATTCACAACCAAATAACCTTACAGTTATGAATGGTGTGTTGTACTTCTCTGCAAATGATGGAACAAACGGTACAGAACTTTGGAAGTATGATGGTGTAAATGCTACGCTAGCTGCGGATATTAATCCTGGAGCTTTCCACAGTTATCCATCTAATTTTACTGTTGTTGGAGATAAACTTTACTTCTCAGCTGACAATGGTACAAACGGAATTGAAGTTTGGGTATTTGATGGATCAGTAGCAACAATGGTTGAAGATTTGAATCCGGGAGCTGGTAGCTCAATGCCATTGGCCATGTTTGGAATGGGAACTGATTTGTTTATCAGTGCCGATAACGGAACGCAAGGATTTGAATTGCACAGATACAACGGGACAACAATGTCCTCTTATGATATTAATCCAGGATCAGGACACAGTCAACCTAACTTCTTTTACAACTGGAACGGAACCTTATATTTTTCTGCTACAGATGGTACTTTAGGAACTGAATTGTGGAAGTTTGATAATGGTCCTGTTTTGGTACAGGATATTCAACCAGGAGGAGCAAACGGAAATCCTATTGATTTTACGGCTTTTCAAGGAAATCTATATTTCAGAGCAGCTACTTTAGCTACAGGATCTGAATTGTATAAATATGATGGATCAACAGTGACATTGGCAGCTGAAATTATGAGTGGAGCATTGCATGGGTTTCCTGATAACTTAATTGTATATGGAACTAAATTGATGTTTACTGCCAACAACGGAACGAACGGTTATGAGTTGTATGAGTTTAATGGTACAACTGCTACTATTGTTCAAGAAATTGGTGTTGGTGGATCTTCAGCATTCCAGGCTAATAATGCAGAAGACTTTGTAATTATTGGAACAAAAATGTATTTGGTAGCGAATGATGGAACAGGTGAGGAGTTATGGGTGTATGATGGAACAACAGTTGAGCAAGCTAAAGATTTAAATCCGGGTGCGGCAGATGCTAATCCAACTGAGATGTTTGTTTCTGGTACAGATTTATTTTTCACTGCCTCAAATGGATCAGATGGTGAAGAGTTACACAGGTTTAAAACACAAGCCCAATTATGGGATTCAATTCAAGTAGTAACTTGTGGAAACTGGACTTCTCCTGGAGGCCAATCTTTTTCAGGTGATGGAAATTATCAAGTAGTTGATAATATAACAAGTCAAGAATGCCCTGGATGTGATAGTACATTGTACATTGATTTAACTATTCAATCATCTGGTTTAATTGAGTTGAACTATAATGTTATTAATTGTGGATCTTGGACTTCAGCAGGTGGTCAAACCTATACTACTCCTGGAACTTATTTTGTAACTGATACTTTCAACTCAGTACTTTGTCCCGGAACTGATAGTGTAATTAACGTTGATCTTGAAATAGTTCAATTGAGTAATTCTGTTATTTCATTTAGCGGTGTTTTAGTTGCTCAAGCGAATGGAGCAAATTATCAATGGTTAGATTGTGATAATAATATGGCATTTATTCCTGGGGCTACAGATCAAGACTTTATTCCTACTGCATCTGGTAATTATGCTGTTGCTTTGAGTCTTGGTGGATGTCAGGATACTTCTGCATGTTTCTTTGTGGAGGTTACTTCACCACCGGATGGAATCAATGAATTTGATTTAGATGAGTTTGTTCAGATTTATCCAAATCCGGCAAAAGATCAATTAACCATTCAAACTGAACTTACAGGTGAATTTAATATAAGGTTGATGAATCATCTAGGTCAAGAAGTAATCAGTATTAGTTCAAATGACCAAACTAAGGTATTAGATGTGGGAAGACTTTCTAAAGGTTTATACCTGGTTGAGATTTCTAACTTGGAAGGTAGAACGATCAAGAAATTGATAATAGAATAG